From Thalassococcus sp. S3, one genomic window encodes:
- a CDS encoding ParB/RepB/Spo0J family partition protein: MKHPKLIKIADIPLEQIEVVDRQRPVSDAGVEGLRASIETIGLQSEIHVRKPTKKDGLYRLILGGHRLEAFRQMGRETIPAKIIECTLEAARLMEVDENLARADLQPLDLCVFLHRRKTIYEKAYPETQQGVAGSAARWGATDTMSVASFVPNTAQKTGLSQRHVRRLVEVGGSLTEEDVSALRAAATDPMLADLLALAKCKTAKARSAACKAFSEGKVKNVRAALAPKPKAEPKNAEQEQEKALDAAFKRAGKRVKRRFVEEHATELVRLLDEISRGEEDGQVLTFPGRKRGGEHE; the protein is encoded by the coding sequence ATGAAACACCCAAAACTGATTAAGATCGCAGATATTCCTCTCGAGCAGATCGAAGTCGTGGATCGCCAACGCCCGGTCTCCGATGCTGGCGTGGAAGGCTTGCGCGCCTCAATCGAAACGATCGGCCTGCAGTCAGAAATCCATGTCCGCAAACCTACTAAAAAAGATGGGCTTTACCGGCTGATCCTCGGTGGGCATCGCCTCGAGGCCTTCCGGCAGATGGGTCGTGAAACGATCCCGGCGAAGATCATTGAATGCACTTTGGAGGCTGCACGCCTCATGGAGGTCGACGAAAACCTTGCGCGCGCCGATCTCCAGCCGCTCGACCTCTGCGTCTTCCTTCATCGGCGCAAGACAATCTACGAGAAGGCCTATCCGGAGACCCAGCAAGGAGTTGCCGGATCGGCCGCTCGTTGGGGTGCAACGGACACGATGTCCGTTGCATCGTTTGTGCCGAACACGGCGCAAAAAACGGGCCTCTCGCAGCGGCACGTGCGGCGGCTTGTCGAAGTGGGTGGATCGCTCACCGAAGAAGACGTTTCGGCGCTTCGGGCTGCCGCTACAGACCCCATGCTCGCCGATTTGTTGGCTCTCGCCAAATGTAAGACCGCAAAGGCGCGCAGCGCGGCCTGCAAAGCCTTCTCCGAGGGTAAGGTAAAGAATGTCCGGGCGGCGCTGGCGCCGAAGCCGAAGGCCGAGCCCAAGAACGCCGAGCAGGAGCAGGAAAAGGCCCTGGACGCTGCCTTCAAGCGGGCTGGAAAGCGCGTCAAACGCCGCTTTGTCGAGGAGCATGCGACGGAGCTGGTGCGCCTGCTCGATGAGATCTCCCGCGGGGAGGAAGACGGACAGGTTCTGACGTTCCCGGGCCGCAAGCGGGGTGGTGAGCATGAGTGA
- a CDS encoding RSP_2647 family RNA methyltransferase has translation MNDISSRPVVRLKPKANARAIRHGFPWVYANELVTDRRTKALSGGTLAVLEDEARKPLGLVTVNPASKLICRMLDRNPEAAIDEAWFARRLERAMALREKLFDAPFYRLVHAEADGLPGVVIDRFGETCVIQPNAAWAEVQLEPMVSAVQKVTGAQVVLKNATGRTRALEGLDDRNVVLRGQAPDGPVPVPMNGATYMADLTGGQKTGLFFDQRPNHAFAARLSHGARVLDVFSHVGGFSLAALAGGATSALAVDGSAPALTLAEQGAEASGVATRFSTRQGDAFDVMSQLAAEGASFDVVICDPPAFAPSKQALDAGLRAYERVARLAASLVADGGYLGLCSCSHAADLSRFRAASVRGIGRSGRQGMLIHTGFAGPDHPLLPQLAESGYLKSLFFRL, from the coding sequence ATGAACGACATCTCCTCCCGCCCCGTGGTCCGACTGAAACCCAAGGCCAATGCCCGCGCGATCCGCCATGGCTTTCCCTGGGTCTATGCGAATGAGCTGGTCACCGACCGCCGGACCAAGGCGCTTTCGGGGGGGACCCTCGCCGTTCTGGAGGACGAGGCCCGCAAGCCCTTGGGGCTGGTGACCGTAAACCCGGCCTCAAAGCTGATCTGCCGGATGCTGGATCGCAATCCAGAAGCCGCGATTGATGAGGCTTGGTTTGCAAGGCGCCTCGAGCGGGCCATGGCCCTGCGCGAGAAACTCTTTGATGCCCCGTTCTACCGGCTGGTCCATGCCGAAGCGGACGGATTGCCCGGGGTGGTGATCGACCGGTTCGGCGAAACCTGCGTGATCCAGCCAAATGCCGCCTGGGCCGAGGTTCAGCTGGAGCCCATGGTCAGCGCGGTGCAAAAGGTGACGGGCGCGCAGGTTGTCCTGAAAAACGCAACCGGCCGCACGCGCGCTTTGGAGGGGCTGGATGACCGCAACGTCGTTCTGCGCGGCCAGGCGCCGGACGGGCCGGTGCCCGTTCCTATGAACGGTGCAACCTACATGGCGGATCTGACCGGCGGGCAGAAAACGGGCCTCTTCTTTGATCAGCGTCCCAATCACGCCTTTGCAGCCAGGCTCTCACATGGCGCGCGCGTGCTTGATGTCTTCAGCCATGTCGGAGGCTTTTCGCTGGCCGCTTTGGCCGGGGGGGCGACATCCGCTCTTGCCGTCGATGGCTCGGCCCCGGCACTGACCTTGGCGGAGCAGGGGGCAGAGGCATCGGGGGTCGCGACCCGCTTCTCGACACGTCAGGGCGATGCGTTCGATGTTATGAGCCAGCTTGCGGCAGAGGGGGCCTCGTTCGACGTTGTCATCTGTGATCCGCCGGCCTTCGCGCCCTCGAAACAGGCGCTTGATGCGGGATTGCGAGCCTATGAGCGCGTGGCGCGGCTGGCAGCGTCTTTGGTGGCGGATGGCGGATATCTTGGTCTGTGTTCCTGTTCGCATGCCGCGGATCTGAGCCGTTTTCGCGCCGCGTCGGTCAGGGGGATCGGGCGGTCGGGGCGACAGGGCATGCTGATCCACACGGGATTTGCCGGACCGGACCACCCGCTGCTGCCGCAACTGGCCGAAAGTGGCTATCTGAAATCGCTGTTCTTCCGGCTGTGA
- a CDS encoding RSP_2648 family PIN domain-containing protein: protein MKIVLDTCVLYPTVMREVLLAVARRGVFAPVWSAHILEEWARAAEKLGPMGAAQARAEIALLRRDWPDAEAPAAPGREERLWLPDPADIHVLAVAVETSSDAIMTLNAKDFPRHILSEEGLVRIDPDSYLHGVWQSKPDLVAEAAEQVLAQANAMSGEVWEMRRLLKKARLPRLGKALG, encoded by the coding sequence GTGAAGATCGTTCTGGATACCTGCGTCCTTTATCCCACCGTCATGCGGGAGGTTCTGCTGGCTGTTGCGCGCCGCGGGGTGTTTGCGCCGGTCTGGTCGGCGCACATCCTCGAAGAATGGGCCCGCGCGGCTGAAAAGCTGGGACCGATGGGGGCTGCGCAGGCGCGAGCCGAAATCGCGTTGCTGCGGCGCGACTGGCCCGATGCCGAAGCACCCGCCGCGCCAGGGCGCGAAGAGCGTCTTTGGCTACCTGACCCCGCCGACATCCATGTGCTTGCGGTTGCGGTCGAAACATCAAGCGATGCGATCATGACATTGAATGCCAAGGATTTTCCACGCCATATCCTGTCGGAAGAGGGTCTCGTCCGGATAGACCCTGACAGCTATTTGCATGGCGTCTGGCAGTCCAAGCCCGACCTGGTGGCGGAAGCGGCGGAGCAGGTACTGGCGCAGGCCAACGCGATGTCGGGTGAGGTCTGGGAAATGCGCAGGCTGCTCAAGAAAGCCCGCCTGCCGCGTCTGGGAAAGGCCTTGGGTTAG
- a CDS encoding glutamine-synthetase adenylyltransferase, with amino-acid sequence MSIATRMIRIPRAFDPELGAAVAAEVPDAGADLAGLLTGAAGSSPYLNGLILREKTWLPEALNDPEGALAAEMADLAGQAADAMPTALRRAKRRLALITALADLAGAWSLTEVTRALTDFAALACNLAVRTAMRPLLQRGKFPGQTEDDLEDAAGFVALAMGKMGAFELNYSSDIDLICLFDETRFEPEDYMEARQSFVRVTRAMAAMLGDRTSEGYVFRTDLRLRPDPSVTPVCIAMEAAERYYESLGRTWERAAYIKARPAAGDIKAGDRFLKTLQPFVWRRHLDFAAIRDAHDMRLRIRDHKGLAGPITVPGHDMKLGRGGIREIEFFTQTRQLISGGRDASLRARGTQEGLSLLAQADWIPAETARTLSTHYIAHRTLEHRIQMIHDAQTHAMPTTKEGIARIACLMDCTTDALIQETKDRLTEVHALTEGFFAPAQTAPRAAPSFDISLTARWPTYPALRSPRAAQLFDRLRPGLLERVEKTARPEQTLAALDGFLAGLPAGVQLFSLFESNPQLIDLLIDIAGTAPALAAYLSRNASVFDAVIGGTFFAEWPGAEALEAEIVKVLEQETDYERQLDAVRRWAKDWHFRIGVHHLRGLIDAQEAGQQYADLAAAVIRALWPAVVAQFARKHGDPPGAGAVLLGMGSLGAGQLNATSDLDIIVIYDPLDEEQSNGPRPLAARSYYARLTQAMITAMTAPMSEGRLYEVDMRLRPSGNQGPVATSRASFANYQANEAWIWEHLALTRARVVSGPEVLAQKIEEIRCDVIRRNRTEEEVLVGVADMRARIAAAKTASSVWDAKTGPGRMLDIELLAQAGALMAGSPVRDVARGLRAAVSAGWLEADDADTLQTSYRLFWAVQMAGRLITGRMLTEEQIGDGGAAFLCRSTGFDGVDALAAELEQRYQAADRIIGAALHLGDRHEG; translated from the coding sequence ATGTCCATCGCCACCCGTATGATCCGTATCCCTCGCGCTTTTGATCCCGAGTTGGGCGCAGCCGTGGCGGCCGAAGTGCCGGACGCCGGGGCTGATCTTGCCGGGCTGCTGACGGGTGCGGCAGGCTCCAGCCCCTATCTGAACGGCTTGATCCTGCGCGAAAAGACATGGCTGCCCGAAGCCCTGAACGATCCCGAAGGGGCGCTTGCCGCCGAAATGGCTGATCTGGCGGGTCAGGCCGCAGATGCCATGCCAACGGCACTCCGGCGGGCCAAGCGGCGGCTCGCTCTGATCACCGCGTTGGCGGATCTTGCAGGCGCCTGGTCCCTGACCGAAGTGACGCGCGCGCTGACTGATTTCGCGGCATTGGCCTGCAATCTGGCCGTGCGCACGGCCATGCGCCCGCTTTTGCAACGGGGCAAGTTTCCGGGCCAAACCGAAGACGATCTGGAAGATGCAGCCGGCTTCGTGGCGCTGGCGATGGGGAAGATGGGCGCGTTCGAGCTGAATTATTCGTCGGACATCGACCTGATATGCCTCTTTGACGAAACGCGGTTTGAGCCCGAAGATTACATGGAAGCGCGCCAAAGCTTTGTTCGCGTCACCCGCGCAATGGCGGCGATGCTGGGTGACAGGACATCCGAAGGCTACGTCTTTCGCACGGATCTGCGTCTACGCCCCGATCCGTCGGTCACACCCGTCTGCATCGCGATGGAGGCGGCGGAGCGCTATTACGAAAGTCTGGGCCGGACCTGGGAAAGGGCCGCTTATATCAAGGCGCGTCCGGCAGCGGGTGACATCAAGGCAGGCGACAGATTTCTCAAGACGCTGCAGCCGTTCGTCTGGCGCCGACATCTCGATTTCGCGGCCATTCGGGACGCCCATGACATGCGTTTGCGGATCCGCGATCACAAGGGGTTAGCCGGGCCGATCACCGTGCCGGGACATGACATGAAGCTTGGGCGCGGCGGTATTCGTGAGATCGAGTTTTTCACGCAGACGCGGCAGCTTATCTCGGGGGGACGGGATGCCAGTTTGCGGGCGAGAGGGACGCAAGAGGGGTTGAGCCTGTTGGCGCAAGCCGACTGGATCCCGGCGGAAACCGCCAGGACATTGTCGACGCATTACATCGCCCACCGGACGCTCGAACACCGCATCCAGATGATCCACGATGCCCAAACGCATGCGATGCCAACCACCAAAGAAGGGATCGCCAGAATTGCCTGCCTGATGGATTGCACCACCGATGCGCTCATTCAGGAGACCAAGGACCGTTTGACCGAAGTGCATGCCTTGACCGAAGGTTTCTTTGCACCGGCCCAGACCGCCCCACGTGCCGCGCCCAGCTTTGACATCAGCCTCACGGCGCGCTGGCCGACATATCCGGCGCTGCGCTCGCCCCGAGCGGCCCAATTGTTTGATCGGCTCAGGCCCGGACTTCTGGAGCGGGTGGAAAAGACGGCCCGACCCGAGCAGACGCTTGCGGCGCTTGACGGGTTTCTGGCCGGCTTGCCGGCCGGGGTGCAACTGTTCTCGCTTTTCGAATCCAACCCTCAACTGATTGATCTGCTGATTGACATCGCCGGTACGGCGCCCGCCCTGGCCGCATATCTGTCGCGCAACGCGTCCGTCTTTGACGCGGTCATCGGTGGTACGTTTTTTGCCGAATGGCCTGGGGCGGAGGCGCTGGAGGCTGAAATTGTCAAGGTTTTGGAACAGGAAACCGATTATGAGCGTCAGCTTGATGCCGTGCGCCGGTGGGCCAAGGATTGGCACTTTCGGATCGGTGTCCACCATCTGCGTGGGCTGATCGATGCGCAGGAGGCCGGCCAGCAATATGCCGATCTTGCCGCCGCGGTGATCCGGGCGCTTTGGCCCGCCGTCGTGGCTCAGTTCGCCCGCAAGCACGGCGACCCGCCGGGTGCCGGAGCGGTGTTGCTCGGCATGGGGTCCCTGGGTGCGGGTCAGTTAAATGCGACATCCGATCTCGACATTATCGTGATCTATGATCCGTTGGATGAAGAGCAGTCAAATGGGCCGCGCCCCCTGGCCGCCCGCAGCTATTATGCGCGTCTGACCCAGGCCATGATCACGGCAATGACCGCGCCCATGTCAGAGGGGCGGCTTTACGAGGTGGACATGCGTTTGCGGCCGTCCGGCAATCAGGGACCGGTGGCCACAAGCCGGGCCAGCTTTGCCAATTATCAGGCCAACGAGGCCTGGATCTGGGAACATCTTGCGCTGACCCGTGCGCGTGTTGTGTCCGGGCCAGAGGTATTGGCACAGAAGATCGAAGAGATCCGATGCGACGTCATCCGCCGCAACCGGACCGAAGAAGAAGTGTTGGTCGGTGTTGCCGATATGCGGGCCCGGATCGCTGCGGCCAAGACGGCCTCGTCTGTCTGGGACGCCAAGACGGGCCCGGGACGTATGCTGGATATCGAGCTTCTGGCGCAGGCGGGGGCGCTGATGGCCGGGTCTCCGGTCCGCGACGTGGCCAGAGGGTTGCGCGCCGCGGTGAGCGCGGGTTGGCTTGAGGCGGATGACGCTGACACTCTTCAGACGTCATACAGGCTTTTCTGGGCGGTGCAGATGGCAGGCCGGCTGATCACCGGGCGGATGCTTACAGAAGAGCAGATTGGCGATGGGGGCGCCGCTTTTTTGTGCCGCAGTACCGGTTTCGACGGGGTCGACGCCCTGGCGGCGGAGCTAGAACAACGCTATCAGGCTGCCGATCGGATCATCGGCGCAGCCTTGCATCTGGGAGACAGGCATGAAGGGTGA
- a CDS encoding AAA family ATPase gives MTHPTGIDNKIMPLRNVAALDQMIARLQAQRNTIDKMGVLFGPTGFGKTYASCFANDKRDAIYVAAHKHLRAKDLFTTLIGELRSGPVKGTIADRFREAADLLGEADRPLIIDEADYAVANRLVEEIRDLHDHSLVPVIFVGMELLPQKLKEWELIDGRIQIWQPAEPANLSDAQILSRVFAPDIEIDDALLDHITRRNDGKVRRICSDLEHVLAESQVRGVTTMSLDQWGDAPFLRAEAPAPRKGMFYEL, from the coding sequence ATGACACACCCCACTGGAATAGACAACAAGATCATGCCGCTGCGCAATGTGGCGGCACTGGATCAGATGATCGCGCGGCTCCAGGCCCAGCGAAACACCATCGACAAGATGGGTGTCCTGTTCGGGCCCACCGGGTTCGGCAAGACCTATGCGTCGTGCTTTGCCAATGACAAGCGCGACGCGATCTATGTGGCCGCGCACAAGCATCTGCGGGCCAAGGATCTCTTCACCACCCTGATCGGGGAGCTGCGCTCGGGGCCCGTCAAGGGCACGATCGCGGACCGCTTCCGGGAGGCGGCGGATCTGCTTGGGGAAGCAGACCGCCCGCTGATCATCGACGAGGCGGATTACGCGGTGGCGAACCGCCTCGTGGAGGAGATCCGCGATCTGCACGATCACAGTCTCGTGCCGGTCATCTTCGTGGGCATGGAGCTTCTGCCGCAGAAGCTCAAGGAATGGGAGCTGATCGACGGCCGGATCCAGATCTGGCAGCCGGCGGAGCCCGCGAACCTGTCTGACGCGCAGATCCTCTCACGGGTCTTCGCGCCGGACATCGAGATCGACGATGCGCTTCTGGACCACATCACCAGGCGCAACGACGGCAAGGTGCGGCGGATCTGCAGCGACCTCGAACACGTGCTGGCCGAAAGTCAGGTTCGCGGCGTGACCACCATGTCGCTCGATCAATGGGGAGATGCGCCGTTTCTGCGCGCGGAAGCGCCGGCGCCGAGAAAGGGGATGTTCTATGAGCTTTAA
- a CDS encoding helix-turn-helix transcriptional regulator, whose product MNALITDRMYVALDAWGEVPAWVEALVKACDEKGSSQNKVAKRLGYTGSVVSAVIRNRYPAGMEAIEDRVRAIYLPEDVTCPTLGAISSEVCLGWRDQVRAKTGSGPFAVRMRKACPKCPRFHPEGQDD is encoded by the coding sequence ATGAACGCTCTGATCACCGACAGGATGTATGTGGCCCTCGATGCCTGGGGCGAGGTCCCGGCCTGGGTCGAGGCGCTCGTGAAGGCCTGCGACGAAAAGGGATCGTCGCAGAACAAGGTCGCGAAGCGCCTCGGCTATACCGGCAGTGTCGTGAGTGCGGTCATCCGCAACCGCTACCCGGCCGGCATGGAGGCGATCGAGGACCGCGTCCGGGCGATCTACCTGCCCGAGGACGTGACTTGCCCGACGCTGGGCGCGATCAGCTCCGAGGTGTGCCTCGGCTGGCGCGACCAGGTGCGCGCGAAGACCGGCAGCGGGCCCTTCGCCGTGCGCATGCGCAAGGCCTGCCCGAAATGCCCGCGGTTTCATCCGGAGGGCCAGGATGACTGA
- a CDS encoding YbaK/EbsC family protein has translation MSKSMKRVRRALEDAGLVADIRETSLARTARDAALAIGCEVDQIAKSIIFRGEQSGQALLFLTAGGNQVDPAKAAGLAGETLGKADATLVRAQTGFAIGGVAPVGHLNPIRCAVTLIYAVPGRGLMKPEGGG, from the coding sequence ATGAGCAAAAGCATGAAACGCGTTCGCCGCGCGCTTGAAGACGCGGGGCTTGTGGCCGACATCCGCGAGACCTCGCTTGCCCGTACCGCGCGGGATGCGGCACTGGCCATCGGATGCGAAGTCGATCAGATCGCCAAATCCATCATTTTCAGGGGCGAACAAAGCGGGCAAGCGCTTTTGTTTCTCACCGCAGGCGGCAACCAGGTCGATCCGGCCAAGGCCGCCGGTCTTGCCGGAGAGACCCTGGGCAAAGCCGATGCGACCCTGGTGCGCGCCCAGACAGGCTTTGCCATTGGCGGGGTGGCCCCTGTCGGTCATCTGAACCCGATCCGCTGTGCGGTGACACTGATATATGCAGTACCCGGAAGAGGCTTGATGAAGCCGGAAGGTGGCGGATAA
- a CDS encoding XRE family transcriptional regulator, with product MDGQEPSERLKLFRKKNTLTQMDVANAIDRSQAYIAKIEKGIALPSQDMLSRLRNRFGLSSEWLLYGSGPMIVEDLVLKGRTTAVTQADLSRPAHGDFAMDGVEFQRIRRWDISASAGPGLIAVSDDVGDHISFTTQWLIQNGINGDLAGLIRVSGDSMAPTIFDGDLVLVHRGEMSIENGKIYAFTLGEEVFVKRLSLVGQDQKSGILMISDNPLFPPHLVSQEEAVTLRIAGRVRACISSL from the coding sequence ATGGATGGCCAAGAACCGTCTGAACGACTGAAATTATTCAGAAAAAAGAACACGCTCACGCAGATGGATGTCGCAAATGCGATTGATCGATCACAAGCGTACATAGCCAAAATCGAGAAAGGTATCGCGCTACCATCACAAGATATGCTCTCAAGACTACGAAACCGCTTCGGATTGAGCTCTGAATGGCTCCTTTACGGATCTGGGCCGATGATTGTCGAAGATCTCGTTCTCAAAGGTCGAACTACGGCGGTGACCCAGGCAGATCTTTCGCGACCAGCCCATGGTGACTTTGCGATGGACGGGGTGGAGTTCCAGCGGATAAGGCGCTGGGATATCTCAGCCTCCGCTGGGCCTGGTTTGATCGCCGTTTCCGATGACGTGGGTGATCACATCTCATTCACCACGCAGTGGCTGATCCAGAATGGTATCAACGGAGATCTCGCCGGCCTTATTCGGGTGTCTGGCGACAGCATGGCACCGACTATCTTTGACGGCGACCTGGTCTTGGTCCACCGGGGCGAGATGTCCATCGAGAACGGCAAGATTTATGCTTTCACTTTGGGAGAAGAGGTTTTTGTGAAACGCCTGTCTTTGGTCGGGCAGGATCAAAAGTCTGGAATACTGATGATCTCCGATAACCCGCTCTTCCCACCCCATCTTGTTTCGCAAGAGGAAGCCGTAACATTAAGAATTGCCGGCCGAGTTCGCGCCTGCATTTCATCCCTCTAG
- a CDS encoding M48 family metalloprotease, which translates to MLKVTPILLMLLYGFVMYRFSVWRTKRELDTRSTELADPRLKVLTDRMATALDLDRIRVHVYEIDPVNGLAAPDGRIFITRGFYRKFRQGEVTAEELSSVIAHELGHVALGHARRRMIDFSGQNAMRMALAMILSRFLPGIGVWIANGLTTLLAARMSRSDEYEADAYAAALLTKAGIGVAPQISLFEKLEALTQSRAGAVPAWLMSHPKTEQRIAALRKLENRWQIEHQP; encoded by the coding sequence ATGTTGAAGGTTACCCCGATCCTGCTGATGCTGCTCTATGGCTTCGTTATGTACCGTTTCTCGGTCTGGCGGACCAAGCGAGAGCTCGATACCCGCTCGACCGAATTGGCCGACCCCCGGCTTAAGGTTCTGACCGACCGGATGGCAACAGCCCTCGATCTCGACCGCATTCGCGTTCATGTCTATGAGATTGATCCCGTGAATGGCCTCGCCGCTCCGGACGGTCGGATTTTCATCACCCGCGGCTTTTATCGCAAGTTCCGGCAAGGTGAGGTCACCGCGGAAGAGCTTTCAAGCGTGATCGCACATGAGCTTGGACATGTGGCACTTGGACATGCGCGCCGGCGGATGATCGACTTTTCCGGCCAGAACGCCATGCGCATGGCCCTCGCGATGATCCTCAGCCGCTTTCTGCCGGGGATCGGGGTCTGGATTGCCAACGGGCTGACCACGCTTCTCGCGGCTCGCATGTCACGCAGCGACGAGTATGAAGCCGACGCTTACGCAGCCGCATTGCTGACCAAGGCCGGTATCGGCGTGGCGCCGCAGATCAGTCTCTTCGAAAAGCTTGAGGCACTGACCCAATCGCGGGCGGGTGCCGTGCCGGCATGGCTGATGAGCCACCCGAAGACCGAGCAGCGGATCGCCGCCCTGCGCAAGCTGGAAAACCGCTGGCAGATCGAGCATCAGCCCTAA
- a CDS encoding transposase domain-containing protein, with protein sequence MSDLEPERVWWTASQIAEAKLPDLPTTKRRINDLAERERWNNDPELSRRRQGKGGGWEYHWKLLPIRAQLKLLDAAKSTARAQATAEVWHLFEQAPDRDRETARTRLEILQKVEMFQQAGFTKVIAVDKVARLSGISDRTIFIWQERVKFVDHGDELPYLLPRQRLAVRKDMKKPVSKAFMDYLKSLYLRLEGPPFAVCYRLAVTEAEKESWTDIPAQRTAQRRLEADVPRVSRVFLREGEAGLLKCFPPQIRDRSEMEAMEGVNADCHKIDVFVSWPDGRITRPQIIAFQDIYSGKILSWRVDHDPNKVMVMAAFGEMVEEFGIPRHCLVDNGREFANKWFTGGAPTRFRFKVREDDPLGILPMLGIKIHWALPGHGQAKPIERAFRDIANSVAKDPRFAGAYVGNRPDAKPENYGSKAVPIDTFLEVLDEGIAEHNARQGRRSPTCNGRSFDQTFAESYAQARIRKATDAQRALWLMAQHVGKLHKDNGQLQLHGNFYYADWMSEIAGQKVVARFNPEDLHAGVHIFDLDGVFLGYAECRQKVGFFDLTGAREAARKRARILKAEKALAKEYAPVPIEEIAAGMGGDTPAPAHLEAKVVAPEFRGTAKRPSPKKPSFNPPETPELDAQQEALILEMEERRKAQIEKEKETPADRFWQAMDILKRMENGEPIGTWEAGWIARYQDHPEFTSRLSMFELYGEIGVH encoded by the coding sequence ATGAGTGATCTCGAGCCTGAACGGGTCTGGTGGACGGCCAGCCAGATCGCGGAGGCAAAGCTGCCCGATCTGCCGACAACGAAGCGTCGCATTAATGACTTGGCCGAACGGGAGCGCTGGAACAATGATCCGGAGCTTTCGCGGCGCCGCCAGGGCAAAGGCGGGGGCTGGGAATACCACTGGAAACTCCTGCCGATCCGTGCCCAGCTGAAGCTGCTGGATGCGGCCAAATCGACGGCGCGCGCGCAGGCGACGGCGGAGGTCTGGCATCTCTTCGAGCAGGCGCCGGATCGGGATCGCGAGACGGCGCGGACGCGTCTTGAGATCCTGCAGAAGGTCGAGATGTTCCAGCAGGCCGGGTTCACGAAGGTTATCGCGGTCGACAAGGTCGCGCGGCTCAGCGGGATCAGCGATCGGACGATCTTTATTTGGCAAGAACGGGTGAAATTCGTCGATCACGGCGATGAGCTGCCCTATCTCCTGCCCCGCCAGCGCCTGGCCGTGCGCAAGGACATGAAAAAGCCCGTTTCAAAGGCGTTCATGGACTATTTGAAGAGCCTCTATCTGCGGCTCGAAGGCCCACCCTTCGCCGTATGCTACCGGCTGGCGGTCACCGAGGCCGAGAAAGAGAGCTGGACGGACATCCCGGCCCAACGGACGGCCCAACGGCGGCTGGAGGCGGATGTGCCGCGCGTCTCCCGTGTCTTCCTGCGCGAGGGTGAGGCCGGTCTGCTCAAGTGCTTTCCGCCCCAGATCCGCGATCGCAGCGAGATGGAGGCCATGGAAGGCGTGAATGCCGATTGCCACAAGATCGACGTCTTCGTCTCCTGGCCCGATGGCCGCATCACGCGGCCCCAGATCATCGCCTTTCAGGATATCTATTCCGGCAAGATCCTCAGCTGGCGCGTCGATCACGACCCGAACAAGGTCATGGTGATGGCAGCCTTCGGCGAGATGGTCGAGGAATTCGGCATCCCGCGTCACTGTCTGGTCGATAACGGCCGCGAATTCGCCAACAAATGGTTCACCGGCGGCGCCCCCACGCGGTTCCGCTTCAAGGTCCGCGAGGATGATCCGCTGGGCATCCTGCCGATGCTGGGGATCAAGATCCATTGGGCGCTGCCCGGCCACGGCCAGGCCAAGCCGATCGAGCGGGCCTTCCGCGATATCGCCAATAGCGTCGCGAAGGATCCGCGCTTCGCCGGCGCCTATGTGGGCAACCGCCCCGATGCCAAACCGGAAAACTACGGCAGCAAGGCGGTCCCGATCGACACATTCCTGGAAGTGCTCGACGAGGGGATCGCGGAGCACAACGCGCGTCAGGGACGGCGCTCGCCCACTTGTAACGGGCGGTCCTTCGATCAGACCTTCGCGGAGAGCTATGCCCAGGCCCGCATTCGCAAGGCGACGGACGCGCAGCGCGCGCTTTGGCTGATGGCCCAGCATGTGGGCAAGCTGCACAAGGACAACGGCCAGCTGCAGCTCCACGGGAATTTCTACTACGCCGACTGGATGAGCGAGATTGCCGGACAGAAGGTCGTGGCCCGGTTCAACCCGGAAGATCTGCATGCCGGCGTTCACATCTTCGATCTCGATGGTGTCTTCCTCGGCTATGCCGAATGCCGCCAGAAGGTCGGGTTCTTCGATCTCACCGGAGCCAGGGAGGCCGCCCGCAAGCGTGCGCGCATCCTCAAGGCCGAAAAGGCGCTCGCCAAGGAATATGCGCCCGTCCCGATCGAGGAGATCGCGGCCGGCATGGGCGGGGACACCCCCGCGCCTGCGCATCTCGAGGCCAAGGTGGTCGCGCCGGAGTTTAGAGGGACGGCCAAGCGGCCGAGCCCGAAGAAGCCCAGCTTCAATCCGCCCGAGACGCCGGAGCTCGATGCCCAGCAGGAGGCGCTGATCCTCGAAATGGAGGAGCGCCGCAAGGCGCAGATCGAGAAGGAGAAAGAGACGCCGGCCGATCGGTTCTGGCAGGCGATGGATATCCTGAAACGGATGGAGAATGGCGAGCCGATCGGCACCTGGGAGGCGGGCTGGATCGCCCGCTACCAGGACCATCCGGAGTTCACCAGCCGGCTGAGCATGTTCGAGCTCTACGGCGAGATCGGCGTGCATTAA